The Garra rufa chromosome 23, GarRuf1.0, whole genome shotgun sequence genome includes a region encoding these proteins:
- the letm2 gene encoding LETM1 domain-containing protein LETM2, mitochondrial, with translation MAVFSSQVLLAVTRSRGSYLLSKRHGCASLPSTACIRYHSDFLARAAVTARCPRPLSTCYTSSYIHPGCIAARPLHSSCAWLQEAKDTAVNSEPVKGEPVPAASGTQPPPGPPAVPRKSLGQRVLDELKHYYHGFRLLGIDTKIAARMVWRLLHGQLLTRRERRRLMRTCADLFRLVPFIVFIIVPFMEFLLPVFLKLFPEMLPSTFETESKKEEKQRKGLAAKLELAKFLQETIAEMARRNKAAVGDETQRFSTYVQQVRHTGEQPSTKDIVRFSKLFEDELTLEHLERPQLVALCKLLELQPIGTNNLLRFQLMMQLRTIKADDEMIAKESVSAMTVAELQAACRSRGMRSLGLTTDQLRQQLQQWLDLHLKENVPPSLLLLSRAMYLTDLTPKTPVIPPVPKLEKATSPPVEAETAAKGNPLSSSVEMLVDSAPVIKDRKSEELLEKPRGLDMPSPEAQLIHAKEAELSQKSKMSANGI, from the exons ATGGCAGTTTTCAGCTCGCAGGTGCTTCTCGCTGTAACAAGATCAAG GGGATCCTACTTGCTTTCTAAGAGACATGGCTGTGCTTCACTCCCATCAACCGCATGCATACGCTACCATTCAGATTTCCTTGCCCGGGCTGCTGTCACAGCCAGGTGTCCCAGGCCGCTGTCCACGTGTTACACATCCAGCTACATCCACCCTGGTTGCATAGCTGCACGTCCCCTACACAGTTCTTGTGCGTGGCTTCAAGAGGCAAAGGACACCGCGGTGAATTCTGAACCCGTCAAGGGTGAGCCTGTCCCTGCTGCTTCTGGCACGCAGCCACCACCAGGACCACCAGCAGTGCCAAGGAAGTCCCTGGGACAGAGAGTCCTGGATGAGCTGAAGCATTACTATCATGGTTTCCGCCTTCTGGGCATCGACACAAAAATCGCAGCCAGGATGGTCTGGAGGTTACTGCACGGGCAGCTGCTCACCAGGAGAGAGAGGAGGAGG CTGATGCGGACATGCGCGGACTTGTTCCGGCTTGTGCCCTTCATTGTCTTTATCATCGTTCCCTTTATGGAGTTTCTGCTTCCTGTATTCCTCAAACTCTTTCCAGAAATGCTGCCTTCCACATTTGAGACAGAGTCCAAAAAG GAGGAAAAACAGAGGAAGGGGCTTGCTGCTAAACTAGAGCTGGCCAAGTTCTTGCAGGAGACCATTGCCGAGATGGCCAGGAGGAATAAAGCAGCTGTTGGAGACGAGACTCAAAGGTTCTCAACTTACGTACAGCAG GTGAGGCACACTGGTGAACAGCCCAGCACTAAAGACATTGTGAGGTTCTCCAAGCTCTTTGAGGATGAGCTGACGCTGGAGCATCTGGAACGGCCGCAGCTGGTGGCCTTATGTAAACTGCTGGAGCTGCAGCCCATCGGCACCAATAACTTACTGCGTTTCCAGCTGATGATGCAGCTGCGCACCATCAAGGCCGACGATGAG ATGATCGCCAAGGAGAGTGTATCCGCAATGACTGTAGCCGAGCTCCAGGCCGCTTGCAGGAGTCGTGGCATGAGATCTTTGGGTCTGACCACAGATCAGCTTCGACAGCAGCTACAGCAG TGGCTGGACCTGCACTTGAAAGAGAACGTCCCACCGTCCTTGTTGCTGCTCTCTCGTGCAATGTACCTGACGGACCTCACTCCTAAAACTCCAGTCATCCCACCGGTGCCCAAACTGGAG AAAGCCACTTCTCCTCCTGTGGAGGCCGAAACCGCAGCCAAAGGAAATCCGCTGTCCTCCTCAGTGGAGATGCTGGTGGACTCTGCTCCGGTCATTAAAGACAGAAAG TCTGAAGAATTGTTGGAGAAACCCAGAGGGCTGGACATGCCATCACCTGAAGCTCAGTTAATACAC GCTAAAGAAGCAGAGCTGTCCCAGAAGTCCAAGATGAGCGCCAATGGGATATAA
- the nsd3 gene encoding histone-lysine N-methyltransferase NSD3 isoform X2, with protein sequence MDFSFSFMQGIMGNTIQQPPQLIDSANIRQEDVYEAISDPGDDGGQQNFESPLESGFPYSAEDVPVITNGYPTGVGTYEQQAKFALYSQFPNGSANGYGAIRNYGDHGLLLGEGTVLRPPVVQEKPPSHISPPPHPLHHHQPHHPPHHHHHHHQQQQQQHHPQNPPLLPHHHHPPPASHLMPQVLPPPPPLLLPSSPPLMSPQESAVSNPIAQSTNTPKKTSSPEIKIKIIKTYQNGRELFESSLCGDLLQEFQAGEASRRRHEQKKEKRKKRSSRHGAGQEEESQQPCKAVEERPGVVHNSAQPTEGHVVCREELPSSTLKSPKAELKEQKVEKHFPSVITSTGSCQDYEIGDLVWAKVGTYPWWPCMVSSDPQSNVHLRLNKRGVKEYHVQFFGSVPERAWIHERRTVVYKGESQFEELQAETLRKATNPTEKQKLLKPQSQKERAQWEVGVGHAEAALQMTREERNENYTFIYIDKEPSVAAAATVAPAAPPAPVAETVTSPRATVKNRPERKQRRSKGSAGAKDEPIPRRQQPRRQCSINSSGETSSPNQGEDDMDRDEPGSPAKPDPRPKEPSPPPVRTPWKTAAARKLLPQSITMKKLNVEIIKCDWQLPKQKLDLPKKTESEERPSHQVQSPEGSSDKAEAETCSSEEERAASPSVWSDQESAEQSTERKQQRRSVRSRSDSEKSVEPVPKKKVKKEQAEAAPQMDFKTGSQKGASEISDSCKPLKKRSRASTDVEMASSLYRDTSDSDSRGLNDPQTGFGKRSDSPATVDADGSDAQSVDSSLSRQGGSSSKKDTVCHVCETFGDSLVSCEGDCNRLFHPECIGSNSGTEGELLCQECKTGSQLCFSCKVAEGDVKRCSVNGCGRYYHETCARKYTGTTTDNRGLRCPQHSCATCCLDRDLHKAGKGRMMRCIRCPVAYHTGDGCVAAGSVLITPHIIICSNHSSSRKNGHFSSPVNVGWCFICARATKKNIGKGGRLLCCEACPASFHPECLNMEMPEGTWLCGECRAGKKPHYKQIVWVKLGNYRWWPAEICNPRLVPSNIQSLKHDIGDFPVFFFGSHDYYWINQGRVFPYVESDKNFAEGQVGINKTFKKALEEAAKRFQELKAQRETKEALEQERNSRRPPPYKLIKSNKPVGKVQVYVADLSEIPRCNCKPTDERPCGQDSQCLNRMLQYECHPQVCPAGDRCHNQCFSKRLYPDTEVIKTSGRGWGLKTKQDLKKGDFVMEYVGELIDSEECKQRIRHANENHVTNFYMLTLTKDRVIDAGPKGNLSRFMNHSCSPNCETQKWTVNGDVRIGLFTLCDITADTELTFNYNLDCLGNGRTSCHCGSENCSGFLGVKPKSAVVMEREEKVRNAKLKPKKRKLKTESKQTHEYYCYCCGEGGELVMCDKKDCPKAYHLLCLNLTKPPYGRWECPWHQCSVCQRAASSFCHFCPASFCREHERGQLVVSALDNRPCCSNHDPQRPLGPQANPSQVTVKKELLEPADEGDGNEEEDDDDEVGEGE encoded by the exons ATGGATTTCTCCTTCTCTTTCATGCAAGGGATCATGGGAAACACAATTCAGCAACCCCCTCAACTTATTGACTCCGCTAACATCAGACAGGAGGATGTCTATGAAGCCATCAGTGACCCAGGAGATGATGGAGGACAGCAAAACTTTGAGTCTCCTTTGGAGTCAGGTTTTCCTTACTCTGCTGAAGACGTCCCAGTCATTACAAACGGCTACCCGACAGGCGTAGGTACCTATGAGCAACAGGCCAAGTTTGCCTTGTACTCTCAGTTCCCCAACGGCTCAGCTAATGGCTACGGCGCCATACGAAACTATGGGGATCATGGTTTGCTGCTTGGTGAAGGCACAGTATTGAGACCACCAGTGGTCCAGGAGAAGCCTCCAAGCCACATCTCACCTCCACCTCACCCCCTTCATCACCACCAGCCTCATCATCCTCCTCACCATCACCACCACCAccatcagcagcagcagcagcaacaccATCCACAAAACCCACCACTGTTACCTCACCACCATCACCCACCTCCTGCCTCTCACCTAATGCCTCAAGTATTGCCACCCCCTCCTCCATTGCTCTTGCCCTCTTCGCCACCCCTCATGTCACCTCAAGAAAGCGCCGTCTCCAACCCTATTGCACAATCCACCAACACTCCCAAAAAGACCAGCTCCCCAGAGATCAAAATAAAGATCATTAAGACCTACCAGAACGGCAGGGAGCTGTTCGAGTCCTCACTGTGCGGGGATCTGCTGCAAGAGTTTCAGGCCGGCGAGGCTTCCAGGAGAAGACATGAGCAGAAGAAGGAAAAGAGGAAAAAGAGAAGCAGCAGACATGGCGCTGGTCAAGAAGAGGAGAGCCAGCAGCCATGCAAAGCTGTGGAGGAGCGGCCGGGGGTGGTTCACAACTCTGCGCAGCCCACTGAAGGTCACGTCGTATGCAGAGAAGAGCTACCTTCTTCAACCCTCAAAAGCCCCAAAGCTGAACTGAAGGAACAGAAA GTTGAAAAACACTTTCCTTCGGTCATCACAAGCACCGGCTCTTGTCAAGATTATGAGATCGGTGACTTGGTCTGGGCTAAGGTTGGGACGTATCCTTGGTGGCCGTGCATGGTGTCATCAGACCCTCAGTCAAATGTACATTTACGTCTTAATAAaagag GTGTAAAGGAATACCATGTGCAGTTTTTTGGGAGTGTCCCTGAGAGAGCCTGGATCCATGAGAGGAGAACTGTGGTGTACAAGGGTGAGAGCCAGTTTGAAGAGTTGCAAGCAGAAACACTCCGGAAAGCAACCAACCCGACTGAGAAGCAAAAG ttgcTAAAGCCTCAGTCCCAGAAGGAGCGTGCCCAATGGGAAGTGGGCGTGGGTCACGCAGAAGCTGCTCTGCAGATGACACGCGAAGAACGCAACGAGAACTATACCTTCATCTACATCGACAAGGAACCCAgtgttgctgctgctgctactGTTGCTCCTGCTGCTCCTCCTGCTCCTGTTGCCGAGACTGTGACCTCGCCTAGGGCGACTGTTAAAAACCGTCCCGAACGCAAGCAGAGACGCTCTAAAGGCAGTGCTGGAGCAAAAGACGAGCCTATACCTCGTCGGCAACAGCCACGGAGGCAGTGCAGCATCAATAGTAGCGGGGAAACATCATCTCCCAATCAGGGAGAGGATGATATGGACCGAGATGAACCCGGCAGCCCTGCAAAACCTGACCCTCGCCCGAAGGAACCCTCCCCACCTCCGGTCAGGACACCCTGGAAGACCGCCGCAGCCCGCAAGCTTCTCCCACAATCCATTACTATGAAGAAACTCAACGTGGAGATCATCAAATGCGACTGGCAGCTCCCAAAGCAAAAGCTGGACTTACCTAAGAAGACGGAGAGTGAGGAGAGGCCAAGCCATCAGGTTCAGTCACCTGAG GGCTCCAGTGATAAGGCAGAGGCAGAGACATGTTCCAGTGAAGAAGAGCGAGCTGCGTCACCCTCAGTCTGGAGTGACCAGGAGAGCGCAGAGCAATCCACAG AGAGAAAGCAGCAGCGCCGGTCTGTGCGAAGCCGTTCCGATTCAGAGAAGAGTGTGGAACCAGTGCCAAAAAAGAAAGTGAAGAAAGAACAG GCTGAAGCAGCACCtcaaatggatttcaaaacagggTCACAAAAAG GTGCCAGTGAGATCTCAGACTCATGTAAACCACTGAAGAAACGCAGCAGAGCATCTACTGATGTGGAGATGGCCAGCTCACTGTACAGAGACACTTCTGACTCCGACTCCAGAGGCCTCAATGATCCACAG ACTGGATTTGGGAAGCGCTCAGACAGTCCCGCTACAGTAGATGCTGACGGATCTGATGCACAGTCCGTAGACTCCAGCCTGTCGCGTCAAGGAGGAAGTTCCTCAAAAAAGGACACAGTCTGCCAT GTCTGTGAAACATTCGGGGATTCTTTGGTGAGCTGTGAGGGAGACTGTAACAGGCTGTTTCATCCTGAGTGTATAGGATCTAACAGTGGAACAGAGGGAGAACTTCTGTGTCAGGAGTGCAAGACAG GTTCCCAACTTTGTTTCTCCTGCAAGGTCGCGGAGGGTGATGTGAAGCGGTGCTCAGTGAACGGCTGTGGCCGCTATTACCATGAAACATGTGCCCGCAAGTACACTGGCACCACCACCGACAATAGAGGCCTCCGCTGCCCTCAGCATAGCTGTGCCACATGCTGTCTCGACagagaccttcacaaagctggcaAAG GCCGCATGATGCGATGTATCCGCTGTCCGGTGGCGTATCACACGGGGGACGGCTGTGTGGCGGCTGGCAGCGTGTTGATAACACCCCATATCATCATATGTAGCAACCACTCCAGTTCCAGGAAGAACGGACACTTCTCCTCACCTGTAAACGTAGGCTGGTGTTTCATCTGCGCTCGAG CTACCAAAAAGAATATTGGGAAAG GAGGAAGACTGTTGTGTTGCGAGGCCTGTCCCGCCTCGTTCCACCCCGAGTGCTTGAACATGGAGATGCCAGAGGGGACATGGCTGTGTGGGGAATGCAGAGCGGGCAAGAAGCCCCACTATAAGCAGATTGTCTGGGTCAAGCTAGGCAACTACAG GTGGTGGCCAGCTGAGATATGCAACCCTCGCCTGGTTCCCTCCAACATCCAGAGCCTGAAGCACGACATTGGCGACTTTCCAGTCTTTTTCTTTGGCTCCCATGACTATTACTGGATCAACCAGGGCAGAGTTTTCCCATATGTTGAGAGCGATAAGAACTTTGCAGAAGGACAAGTTGGCATCAATAAGACGTTTAAAAAAG CACTTGAGGAAGCAGCAAAAAGGTTCCAGGAGCTAAAAGCACAGCGAGAAACTAAGGAAGCCCTCGAACAGGAGCGCAACTCTCGCAGACCCCCACCATACAAACTTATCAAG TCCAATAAGCCAGTTGGGAAGGTGCAGGTGTACGTCGCCGACCTCTCAGAGATCCCACGCTGCAACTGCAAACCCACAGATGAGCGTCCGTGCGGCCAGGACTCTCAGTGCCTGAACCGTATGCTGCAGTATGAGTGCCACCCACAGGTCTGTCCCGCAGGTGACCGCTGCCACAACCAGTGCTTCTCCAAACGCCTCTACCCTGACACTGAGGTCATTAAGACCTCGGGCCGAGGATGGGGCCTAAAAACCAAGCAGGACCTTAAAAAG ggtgattttgtcaTGGAGTATGTCGGTGAATTAATCGACTCAGAGGAGTGCAAGCAACGAATAAGACATGCCAATGAGAACCATGTGACCAACTTTTACATGCTGACCCTCACAAAG GACCGTGTGATTGATGCTGGACCCAAAGGGAACTTGTCACGCTTTATGAACCACAGCTGCAGTCCCAACTGTGAGACTCAGAAGTGGACCGTGAACGGAGATGTGCGGATAGGGCTCTTCACCTTGTGTGATATCACTGCTG ACACTGAGTTGACCTTTAATTACAACCTGGACTGTCTGGGTAATGGGAGGACATCATGCCACTGCGGTTCGGAGAACTGCAGCGGTTTTCTTGGAGTCAAGCCCAAG AGTGCAGTGGTTATGGAGAGAGAGGAGAAGGTGCGCAATGCTAAGCTCAAGCCCAAGAAGCGCAAGCTGAAGACTGAGAGCAAACAGACCCATGAGTATTACTGCTACTGCTGTGGAGAGGGAGGAGAACTGGTCATGTGTGACAAAAAGGATTGTCCAAAAGCTTACCATCTCCTCTGCCTCAACCTGACCAAACCTCCGTACG
- the nsd3 gene encoding histone-lysine N-methyltransferase NSD3 isoform X1, giving the protein MDFSFSFMQGIMGNTIQQPPQLIDSANIRQEDVYEAISDPGDDGGQQNFESPLESGFPYSAEDVPVITNGYPTGVGTYEQQAKFALYSQFPNGSANGYGAIRNYGDHGLLLGEGTVLRPPVVQEKPPSHISPPPHPLHHHQPHHPPHHHHHHHQQQQQQHHPQNPPLLPHHHHPPPASHLMPQVLPPPPPLLLPSSPPLMSPQESAVSNPIAQSTNTPKKTSSPEIKIKIIKTYQNGRELFESSLCGDLLQEFQAGEASRRRHEQKKEKRKKRSSRHGAGQEEESQQPCKAVEERPGVVHNSAQPTEGHVVCREELPSSTLKSPKAELKEQKVEKHFPSVITSTGSCQDYEIGDLVWAKVGTYPWWPCMVSSDPQSNVHLRLNKRGVKEYHVQFFGSVPERAWIHERRTVVYKGESQFEELQAETLRKATNPTEKQKLLKPQSQKERAQWEVGVGHAEAALQMTREERNENYTFIYIDKEPSVAAAATVAPAAPPAPVAETVTSPRATVKNRPERKQRRSKGSAGAKDEPIPRRQQPRRQCSINSSGETSSPNQGEDDMDRDEPGSPAKPDPRPKEPSPPPVRTPWKTAAARKLLPQSITMKKLNVEIIKCDWQLPKQKLDLPKKTESEERPSHQVQSPEGSSDKAEAETCSSEEERAASPSVWSDQESAEQSTERKQQRRSVRSRSDSEKSVEPVPKKKVKKEQAEAAPQMDFKTGSQKGASEISDSCKPLKKRSRASTDVEMASSLYRDTSDSDSRGLNDPQTGFGKRSDSPATVDADGSDAQSVDSSLSRQGGSSSKKDTVCHVCETFGDSLVSCEGDCNRLFHPECIGSNSGTEGELLCQECKTGSQLCFSCKVAEGDVKRCSVNGCGRYYHETCARKYTGTTTDNRGLRCPQHSCATCCLDRDLHKAGKGRMMRCIRCPVAYHTGDGCVAAGSVLITPHIIICSNHSSSRKNGHFSSPVNVGWCFICARGLLVHDRTDTILSSYTFKSHYLLTESNRAELMKLPMIPSSSSATKKNIGKGGRLLCCEACPASFHPECLNMEMPEGTWLCGECRAGKKPHYKQIVWVKLGNYRWWPAEICNPRLVPSNIQSLKHDIGDFPVFFFGSHDYYWINQGRVFPYVESDKNFAEGQVGINKTFKKALEEAAKRFQELKAQRETKEALEQERNSRRPPPYKLIKSNKPVGKVQVYVADLSEIPRCNCKPTDERPCGQDSQCLNRMLQYECHPQVCPAGDRCHNQCFSKRLYPDTEVIKTSGRGWGLKTKQDLKKGDFVMEYVGELIDSEECKQRIRHANENHVTNFYMLTLTKDRVIDAGPKGNLSRFMNHSCSPNCETQKWTVNGDVRIGLFTLCDITADTELTFNYNLDCLGNGRTSCHCGSENCSGFLGVKPKSAVVMEREEKVRNAKLKPKKRKLKTESKQTHEYYCYCCGEGGELVMCDKKDCPKAYHLLCLNLTKPPYGRWECPWHQCSVCQRAASSFCHFCPASFCREHERGQLVVSALDNRPCCSNHDPQRPLGPQANPSQVTVKKELLEPADEGDGNEEEDDDDEVGEGE; this is encoded by the exons ATGGATTTCTCCTTCTCTTTCATGCAAGGGATCATGGGAAACACAATTCAGCAACCCCCTCAACTTATTGACTCCGCTAACATCAGACAGGAGGATGTCTATGAAGCCATCAGTGACCCAGGAGATGATGGAGGACAGCAAAACTTTGAGTCTCCTTTGGAGTCAGGTTTTCCTTACTCTGCTGAAGACGTCCCAGTCATTACAAACGGCTACCCGACAGGCGTAGGTACCTATGAGCAACAGGCCAAGTTTGCCTTGTACTCTCAGTTCCCCAACGGCTCAGCTAATGGCTACGGCGCCATACGAAACTATGGGGATCATGGTTTGCTGCTTGGTGAAGGCACAGTATTGAGACCACCAGTGGTCCAGGAGAAGCCTCCAAGCCACATCTCACCTCCACCTCACCCCCTTCATCACCACCAGCCTCATCATCCTCCTCACCATCACCACCACCAccatcagcagcagcagcagcaacaccATCCACAAAACCCACCACTGTTACCTCACCACCATCACCCACCTCCTGCCTCTCACCTAATGCCTCAAGTATTGCCACCCCCTCCTCCATTGCTCTTGCCCTCTTCGCCACCCCTCATGTCACCTCAAGAAAGCGCCGTCTCCAACCCTATTGCACAATCCACCAACACTCCCAAAAAGACCAGCTCCCCAGAGATCAAAATAAAGATCATTAAGACCTACCAGAACGGCAGGGAGCTGTTCGAGTCCTCACTGTGCGGGGATCTGCTGCAAGAGTTTCAGGCCGGCGAGGCTTCCAGGAGAAGACATGAGCAGAAGAAGGAAAAGAGGAAAAAGAGAAGCAGCAGACATGGCGCTGGTCAAGAAGAGGAGAGCCAGCAGCCATGCAAAGCTGTGGAGGAGCGGCCGGGGGTGGTTCACAACTCTGCGCAGCCCACTGAAGGTCACGTCGTATGCAGAGAAGAGCTACCTTCTTCAACCCTCAAAAGCCCCAAAGCTGAACTGAAGGAACAGAAA GTTGAAAAACACTTTCCTTCGGTCATCACAAGCACCGGCTCTTGTCAAGATTATGAGATCGGTGACTTGGTCTGGGCTAAGGTTGGGACGTATCCTTGGTGGCCGTGCATGGTGTCATCAGACCCTCAGTCAAATGTACATTTACGTCTTAATAAaagag GTGTAAAGGAATACCATGTGCAGTTTTTTGGGAGTGTCCCTGAGAGAGCCTGGATCCATGAGAGGAGAACTGTGGTGTACAAGGGTGAGAGCCAGTTTGAAGAGTTGCAAGCAGAAACACTCCGGAAAGCAACCAACCCGACTGAGAAGCAAAAG ttgcTAAAGCCTCAGTCCCAGAAGGAGCGTGCCCAATGGGAAGTGGGCGTGGGTCACGCAGAAGCTGCTCTGCAGATGACACGCGAAGAACGCAACGAGAACTATACCTTCATCTACATCGACAAGGAACCCAgtgttgctgctgctgctactGTTGCTCCTGCTGCTCCTCCTGCTCCTGTTGCCGAGACTGTGACCTCGCCTAGGGCGACTGTTAAAAACCGTCCCGAACGCAAGCAGAGACGCTCTAAAGGCAGTGCTGGAGCAAAAGACGAGCCTATACCTCGTCGGCAACAGCCACGGAGGCAGTGCAGCATCAATAGTAGCGGGGAAACATCATCTCCCAATCAGGGAGAGGATGATATGGACCGAGATGAACCCGGCAGCCCTGCAAAACCTGACCCTCGCCCGAAGGAACCCTCCCCACCTCCGGTCAGGACACCCTGGAAGACCGCCGCAGCCCGCAAGCTTCTCCCACAATCCATTACTATGAAGAAACTCAACGTGGAGATCATCAAATGCGACTGGCAGCTCCCAAAGCAAAAGCTGGACTTACCTAAGAAGACGGAGAGTGAGGAGAGGCCAAGCCATCAGGTTCAGTCACCTGAG GGCTCCAGTGATAAGGCAGAGGCAGAGACATGTTCCAGTGAAGAAGAGCGAGCTGCGTCACCCTCAGTCTGGAGTGACCAGGAGAGCGCAGAGCAATCCACAG AGAGAAAGCAGCAGCGCCGGTCTGTGCGAAGCCGTTCCGATTCAGAGAAGAGTGTGGAACCAGTGCCAAAAAAGAAAGTGAAGAAAGAACAG GCTGAAGCAGCACCtcaaatggatttcaaaacagggTCACAAAAAG GTGCCAGTGAGATCTCAGACTCATGTAAACCACTGAAGAAACGCAGCAGAGCATCTACTGATGTGGAGATGGCCAGCTCACTGTACAGAGACACTTCTGACTCCGACTCCAGAGGCCTCAATGATCCACAG ACTGGATTTGGGAAGCGCTCAGACAGTCCCGCTACAGTAGATGCTGACGGATCTGATGCACAGTCCGTAGACTCCAGCCTGTCGCGTCAAGGAGGAAGTTCCTCAAAAAAGGACACAGTCTGCCAT GTCTGTGAAACATTCGGGGATTCTTTGGTGAGCTGTGAGGGAGACTGTAACAGGCTGTTTCATCCTGAGTGTATAGGATCTAACAGTGGAACAGAGGGAGAACTTCTGTGTCAGGAGTGCAAGACAG GTTCCCAACTTTGTTTCTCCTGCAAGGTCGCGGAGGGTGATGTGAAGCGGTGCTCAGTGAACGGCTGTGGCCGCTATTACCATGAAACATGTGCCCGCAAGTACACTGGCACCACCACCGACAATAGAGGCCTCCGCTGCCCTCAGCATAGCTGTGCCACATGCTGTCTCGACagagaccttcacaaagctggcaAAG GCCGCATGATGCGATGTATCCGCTGTCCGGTGGCGTATCACACGGGGGACGGCTGTGTGGCGGCTGGCAGCGTGTTGATAACACCCCATATCATCATATGTAGCAACCACTCCAGTTCCAGGAAGAACGGACACTTCTCCTCACCTGTAAACGTAGGCTGGTGTTTCATCTGCGCTCGAG GGCTTTTAGTGCACGACCGTACTGACACCATATTAAGTTCATATACCTTTAAGTCGCACTACCTTCTGACTGAGTCAAATCGTGCTGAGTTGATGAAATTACCTATGATTCCTTCTTCTTCGTCAGCTACCAAAAAGAATATTGGGAAAG GAGGAAGACTGTTGTGTTGCGAGGCCTGTCCCGCCTCGTTCCACCCCGAGTGCTTGAACATGGAGATGCCAGAGGGGACATGGCTGTGTGGGGAATGCAGAGCGGGCAAGAAGCCCCACTATAAGCAGATTGTCTGGGTCAAGCTAGGCAACTACAG GTGGTGGCCAGCTGAGATATGCAACCCTCGCCTGGTTCCCTCCAACATCCAGAGCCTGAAGCACGACATTGGCGACTTTCCAGTCTTTTTCTTTGGCTCCCATGACTATTACTGGATCAACCAGGGCAGAGTTTTCCCATATGTTGAGAGCGATAAGAACTTTGCAGAAGGACAAGTTGGCATCAATAAGACGTTTAAAAAAG CACTTGAGGAAGCAGCAAAAAGGTTCCAGGAGCTAAAAGCACAGCGAGAAACTAAGGAAGCCCTCGAACAGGAGCGCAACTCTCGCAGACCCCCACCATACAAACTTATCAAG TCCAATAAGCCAGTTGGGAAGGTGCAGGTGTACGTCGCCGACCTCTCAGAGATCCCACGCTGCAACTGCAAACCCACAGATGAGCGTCCGTGCGGCCAGGACTCTCAGTGCCTGAACCGTATGCTGCAGTATGAGTGCCACCCACAGGTCTGTCCCGCAGGTGACCGCTGCCACAACCAGTGCTTCTCCAAACGCCTCTACCCTGACACTGAGGTCATTAAGACCTCGGGCCGAGGATGGGGCCTAAAAACCAAGCAGGACCTTAAAAAG ggtgattttgtcaTGGAGTATGTCGGTGAATTAATCGACTCAGAGGAGTGCAAGCAACGAATAAGACATGCCAATGAGAACCATGTGACCAACTTTTACATGCTGACCCTCACAAAG GACCGTGTGATTGATGCTGGACCCAAAGGGAACTTGTCACGCTTTATGAACCACAGCTGCAGTCCCAACTGTGAGACTCAGAAGTGGACCGTGAACGGAGATGTGCGGATAGGGCTCTTCACCTTGTGTGATATCACTGCTG ACACTGAGTTGACCTTTAATTACAACCTGGACTGTCTGGGTAATGGGAGGACATCATGCCACTGCGGTTCGGAGAACTGCAGCGGTTTTCTTGGAGTCAAGCCCAAG AGTGCAGTGGTTATGGAGAGAGAGGAGAAGGTGCGCAATGCTAAGCTCAAGCCCAAGAAGCGCAAGCTGAAGACTGAGAGCAAACAGACCCATGAGTATTACTGCTACTGCTGTGGAGAGGGAGGAGAACTGGTCATGTGTGACAAAAAGGATTGTCCAAAAGCTTACCATCTCCTCTGCCTCAACCTGACCAAACCTCCGTACG